Part of the Henckelia pumila isolate YLH828 chromosome 2, ASM3356847v2, whole genome shotgun sequence genome is shown below.
GCTCCAGATCCCATTCCACCCCAAATCCTTTTGTCTTGGAACATGGGCAGGAAACCCTCACCCCAGGTCAACTCTCTCCTCCCCCGAAATTGACTGAGCCCAGGGCCATCCTTGCCTCTATTGGGGCTCCGGAGCAATCTCACAAAAGGAAAACAGGACGAGAGGACGAAGCACCTCCATCTCTACAGGACAGAACCCGCGAAAGGGAGAAAAGACCACGTGACGGGCCCCAATCACCTGAGCGAGAAATCCCTTCACCCCCTCGTTTTCCCCCTGAATACACGGCCTCGGCCAATGTATTTACGGGTGGTAATTCGAATCTTGGATTCAATATCCTTCATTCACTGGGTTCCACTGAGGAACGCGAGCACTTAAAATCCCTCTCTGTGAAATCTTGTACTTTGGGTGGTAGCAATGATCTTGTCCGAGTAAGTGCCTACCCTTAATCTCGGTCCCTGGTTGTATACTTTTAATAAAAACTATATTCCTTGTGCAGGGGTTTATGCAGCTTTTTAGCAGCCTAGATCGGGGAGCCGTGATGCGTCAGACAGCACGGGCTGAAGCCCAGCGTGCTCAAGAGCAAGTACGGGCTCTTACACAAGAACTGGCCGAGTTCCAAGAGATCCATGCCGCTGCTCTTGCTACCAAACAGGCGGAAGTTGATCGAGCCCGAGCTGAAGCTGCTGGGTTGAGAAGAGAATTTGCTCAAGTCCAAGCCCAAATCCAAGATGCCCGGGCGGAGCTGGAGGCGTACAAAAAGGAAGAGGCGGAGCGGCTAGAGACCTACATCTGCTCGGATGCCTTCCTTGCGATTCTTGGTCCCAAGGCTTTTAAGTTTTTGAGGGTCGGTGTTGAAGGTTGTAAGAAGCAGTTGACGGAGGCTGGCGTACTTCCCTCTGAATCCCTGCCCAACTTCCCTAACATGCAGATGATCATTCAAGGTATCCCTAATGATATTCTGACTCGTGAAGCCAAAACCGAGGCCATCCTAATAGAAGCCACGGTGAAGGGGGCAGAGACCTCAAATCCCGAGGTAGAGATCGATCTTAACTCAAAAACCACTACCCCTGGCGCCAACACCCCGCTTTAATTTTGTAATGCTACAATTAAAGTACCTTGAGACAATTTTGTATTTTAATATGGTTTGTGCAACTCCAACTCTCCCTGTTATGGTTGTAGTGCCCCGTAACCCTTTTTATTTCAAATGTGATATTGTCATGTATTTTGCGTGAAATttccttatttattttaatgcttCTGATATCTGGCTCGGGCTTTGGCCGAGGTATGAATTCCATCAAGCTATGGCTCGGGCATATAGATGTGCTCAAGCCTTGTAAACTTGGGCTTTAGAATTAGGTGCCGAGGTATGGCTCAGGATTAGGCTAGGTCGAGGACCGAGGTAGGATATATGTGCCAAGGATATACTGGGGCTTCGGGCAGGGTCAGGGCCCGAGCCATAATAATGGTGCCAAGGATAAACTTGGGCTTCGGACAGGGTCAGGGACCGAGCCATAATAATGGTACCAAGGATAAACTTGGGCTTCGGTCAGGGTCAGGGACCGAGCCATATTAATGGTGCCAATGATAAACTTGGGCTTCGGGCAGGGTCAGGGACCGAGCCATAATAATATCATGGACAAAAATTGAATTGAATACTAATGATGGAGTATTTATTAAtgtccaaaaataattgatgatGTCCATAGGCTACAAAAGATGCAAAAGAAGCAAAATTACATTCTAAGCATAATATTTCTTCAAGTGGTAAATATTCCAAGGTCGTTTTATAGAACGGCCCTGGTCATCCTCCAAGTAATAAGCTCCCGCCGTAGTTTTTTGTGTAATCTTGAGGGGTCCTTCGCATTTTGGATCAAGCTTCCCTACTTCCCTGGTCGGCTGAGCTTTCCGCGACACTAACTCTCCCACCTGGAAATTCCGAAGCCTTACTCTCTTATTATATGCCCTAGTCATACGACCCCAATAAGCCTCCATCCTGATCAGAGCCCGCTCCCTGGTTTCTTCAATAATGTCAAGATCCGCCGCTCTGCGATCAGTATTTTCCTCACCATACCCGAGGACCCAAGCGGAAGAGGCTCCTATCACCGCCGGTAGCACAGCCTCTGAGCCGTATACGATGCTGAATGGGGTTTCACTGATGGACGTCCTGGGTGTTGTGCGGTAAGCCTAGAGGACACTAGGTAACTCCTCTACCCAATCCTTGCCAAGTCCATATAGCCGAGCTTTTAAAGCCTGAACTATAGATCTATATGTCACCTCTATTTGCTCGTTTGCTTGGGGGTAAGCCACAGAGGTAAAGGATTGAGCAATTTTCATCTCTGCACACCATGCATGCACCTTATTGCTTGACATTATCGTCCATTATCTGAGACCAACTACCGAGGCACCCCGAATCTGCACACTATATTCCTCCATAGGAATCTCAACACATTTGTCTCGGTAATTCGCGCCAATGCCTCCGCTTCCACCCATTTGGAGAAGTAATAAATAGCCACAATTAAGAACTTCTTCTGCGTTGGGGCGGTGGGGAAGGGTCCCACAATATCCATATCCCATTTATCAAATGGGCATGCGGTCATGATTGGCTTGAGTATAGTCGCGGGGTGGTTGATGGAACGCCCATGCCTCTGACATCCTTCACACTTGTGAACCAGCAAAGTCGTGTCTGTTGTCATTGTTGGCCACCAATATCCTGCGAGTAGTGCTTTTCTTGCTAATGACATGGACCCCAAATGCTCTCCACATCACCCCTTGTGTATCTCTTTCAGTACATATTCAGCCTCCTCTTGCCCCAAACATCGCAATAGAGGTCGGGAGAAAGATCTTTTATATAAGGTATCCTCAATAAGGACAAAATGCAAAgcctttcttttcatttttaaatCCTGTAAACGGTTGCTGAGCAGTTCTCTTGCCCGCATATATCTCAATAATCCACTCATCCACCCCTAGACGGGCGGTGCTGAGTTGGTGGACTGATGCCTCAGGGTGAGCTCGATCTGGTAGATGACCTCCATTTTTGACAGGACTATTAAGGATGTGGCCATTTTGGCCAGGGCATCCGCCTCCATATTCTCCGTCCTCGGTATTTGAACAATGCTCCATTCAACAAAGTGTTTGGAGAGTTTCTGTATAGTTTGTGCGTACGCCACTAGACTTTCATTTTTTATATCATATGTACCCCGAACCTGTTGAGTGGCTAACTGAGAATCAGAATGTATAATAATTCTATTCACTTCCATCTCTTTGGCTGCCCGGAGACCCACCAGTACAGCCTCGTATTCTGCCTTATTGTTCGAGGCCCGAAAGTCCAACTTGACAGCCAATTTCACTTTTTTTCCCGGTAGATGAGATAAACACTGCCCCTACTCCATATCCTTTGCGGTTAGATGCCCCATCCACATATACCTTCCATACTTCATCCCTATAGCCTTGAGTCATCTCCGCAATAAAATCGGACAACGCCTGAGCCTTAATTGCAGTCCTGGGCTGGTAGTCAATGTCATACTCCCCCAGCTCTATAGTCCACTTGACTAATCTACCCGAGATATCCGGTTGAGTCATGATTTTCCCAATGGCACTATTGGTTAATACTGTGATTGGATGAGACAAAAAATAAGGTCTCAATTGCCGAGATGTAGTGATCAAAGCCAATGATATCTTTTCCACTTTTGTATATCGAGTTTCAGGGCCTGAGAGGGCATGACTGACATAATAGGCAGGATGCTGATCCGCCCCTTCCTACCTTACCATGACCGAGCTGACCGCATGCTAGGTGGCCGATAGATACACCCATAGACGCTCCCCCGGACTGGGCTTTACCAAGACAGGAAGGTTGGCCAAGTTTTCCTTCAAATCCGCAAAAGCTCTTTCACACTTCTCATCCCATTCAAACTTCCCTGCCTTCCTCAAAACCTGGAAAAAATGGTACCTTCGATGCCCAAAGTGGGAGATAAATCGAGACAGAGCTGCTATGCGTCTGATAAGTACATTTCGTATGCAtgtttttgtgatatttttatatctatttGGTGTGCATTCGTATTATTTTATATGTGTTTGTGTCGTTTCGTGCATGTTGTCTTCACATAATTCCCCTTGGTTTTATTTACAGAAATAGACGAAAACTTGGTATTTTTGGTGAAATAGAGAAGTTGTGCTTGACCTGAACAATAATGGAGATGAGAGCAGCGCTGTAAAATGAAGAGATGCGCAATAGCACTTGTAGAGAGCGCAAGACATGCACTGTTGAGGAGGAAAGAAGCACAATCGCGCAAGGAAGAAGAAACATACGCGCGCGAGCGAGTTTCGTCCGGGCGCGAGCGCATAAAGGAATTCTAGTAGATTCGAGGGAAGGTCACGCGCAAGCGAGTTTATTTCTCGCGTACGCGCAAGAGGAGTTCAGACACTGTTTTGAAGACTTGCACGCGAGCGGGTTCTATGTCAGGTGCGAGCGCAAGTTTCGGAGTCTGAATATTTGGAAATCCCTTGTGGCGTAAGGAAACTAATTATTATGGgatccaaacactataaatagaggattttattatttttgaagggTTGCAGATTTTCCAAACGCAGAGGACGAGCAAGACGGCTACTGCTTAGGAGAagatttctttcttttcttttatttttattttcaattcatgattaaaaactttgaTTGTGAATTATGTTAaattttgagtagtttttcttctttGTTTAAGGCCACGTGATGAGGCCAGACAagttatgtagaaaacttgattgtttatttgagaattttcagacttgattttattttattgattatcgaatttatatttgtcttgtgtatttcctggccagttatttgcttgcatgttaattgatttcaaGTCGATAGAAGAGGTTTCaatttgatcactttgataatcaacatattgtaaaactgactagaaatagaatttggtttcattatgTGGTTtgagtgtaaactgaattttcacagttcgtcatgcattcaaatttgattagaattacgaaagattaatccgtcaatatttgaataggtttgattgtgctagaaatagtcctttgaataatttaggaaaattcccgtgaattaaggttaagtctgagtcttaaatcgactgcttgttacatgaattgtctggtacctacgtgtgtccttgattgAGCTCTTtccaatttgaattttaatctaaaaatttcTGCTGCGTCTTTATTGAGTTaaaatttaattgcaatttaatttcttagttaaaatctaaaatcaccctttttgattagtctagattaagtagaaataatcatattctggtattcataattatacagtccctgtggatAGGCATGCTTAAGGGTTCTACCGGACCAGTTCCGGGTCCATAATGGTCAAAACCGGTAGGAACCGGTTCCAGACCGGTTCCAGCCGGTTCTGGAGTTCGAGTAAAGCAGCGCACAGACCCTGGACTGGCCTCCGTGCCTAGGTCCGTGTGCCCTCgggtttgagcagatttttaaaaaaaattgaagggcACGGACCCAATGCACGGAGGGTGCACAGGGTCTGTgcccatataaatttttttttttgttgattacATTCTTGGTTCTTGGTTGTATCaatgtttgaatgatttattcttgattagatgattataaCCGAGGTACTTACATAACTTGAAACGTTTAATTTTACAATTGAAATCTAAAATTCATCACGATTAACTAAAATATACTTCGAATACTCCGGTTCTTCGTCGGAGCTTGAACTTTGAAATTCGTCGAATGCTCCAGCGGTCCTATTCTTTTTTTTCGGCTGCAAACCAGTCTTGGAGGCATGTCAACATACTAAGTGTTTCCGACTTTAAATTAGTTCTTTGATCACCAATGATTCTTCCACATATTGAAAATGCCGATTCGGAAGCAATACTAGAACTTTGAACGGCTAGGACGTCTTGTGCAATTGCCGCTAACACTGGATAAAGCTGAGAATTTACTTTCCACCAATTTAGAACATCAAAACTCTCAGTAGTCTCAATATATTGGCTCAGATAAATTTGGATCTCATTGTAATTAGTTGTTTTAGCTTTTTCCTTCAACTTTTGTCTTTTCAAACTTTGAAAGAAGTTGATTGCTCCAGTTTAGCCTATCTCCATCGGTCTCTCATCCGACTGTGCACTCGGTTCACCCTGTTCTCTTGCATACAAATCAAACAATTCTTGGAGATAATGTGTTATTGACTTCTTTTGATCGTCAACATTATTCCCAAGAAATTTAGCgtaatattcaaaaaatatgtCTAACCCACCTTGGCTTTGACTAGGATTAAGTAGTGTTGCTAAACCATGCGAAATTGGGATATTCTcacaatatttcaaaaatttatcttccatgttagaaataaaatcatgcatatatgAATCACCTCGATGTtccataaatttaaaaatcatattGAAAATCAAAGGCAAAAACATGGGAGAAGTGGGGTAGTGAATGCCAGAAAATTTTTCGGTtgcttttttaaaaatttctaaCAAAGAAACAACATGACTCAAAATATTTCAATCATCGTCAGTCAAGACTAAAGCATTTGCAGCAATATTATTATAGTATGGAGTAACTAAATCTTTAAAACGTAATAAAGTTTGAAGCAAATGATATAAAGAATTTCATCGAGTGTCAACTGGTGCAggaaattttttaaatctaaTCCCATTTGATTCTACTAGTTTTTCCAATCACATTGTAACGTCCAAATTTCTCaatcgaaacgttactcaaacatacttacttaaaaatttggtaaaaataaaaactttgcggaagcatcatcttatttattaaaatagcgtataaaatgtgcacaaaataaaatagcatctaaaaatatttgccaAAACATGGCCATcgacttaaaaaaaaattaaaacttgtttgtctctcatcaaataaaaaggtttaaaacatcttccattctaaagcattcacactcatgcattgcccgttggatcgacccctgcctcttcttcatgtccgcccacataatcatcaataaaagcatccacatcatcattacctgcaccattcaagtatagtgagccgaaagactcagcaagagcatgcagaaaaggatttttttaactttaaaaggaaaacattaaattaaactcccatgcaataaacataactttaatatagccacatcataaaaatatttggggagatgaagtatgagtagtgtgctaaccgtcataacgagccattcatagtttcctgttgatcaacaagcatatggcattaatcacgtaaactttcattctttggatagccgcttcggagctcaacccgaagtgaataccccgtataaccatcccgtgagccatgtttggatagccgctccggagcttatctcgaagtgcataccccatataatcaccacaagacgcataaatcatcaaaatattttccatgcatcatatcattcatcttatcatgtcatttcataaatctcgtacatgctcataaagtttctcgtgatgctacatgcttaaaatccgtcaaaacatttcatgagaaattaACTTTCATaagaaaatcacataattcacataacaattaatattataaataacatgcattaaatcatataattaaatcaattaatcatgattaagctagtggactttttggaccttacaactctaccctccttaaaagaattttatcctcgaaattcgacttaccAAACAGTTCAGGATAGCGTGCTCGCATATCTTGTTCTGTtttccaagtagcttcttcaaccaACTGGTTGCTCCATAATACTTTCACCATTAGAATCTCTCTGTTTCTCAACCTACGAACTTGTCTGTCCAATATTTGAACAGGCATCTCCTCGTAGGACAAGTCTGGCGTACATTTCACTGGCTCATGGCGgataacatgagaaggatttgcCACATACTTCCTTAGCATAGAGATATGGAAGACATTGTGGACACCCCCCAAGTTGGGTGGTAGTGCTACTCGGTAAGCTCGAGCCCCTACGTTTTCTAGGATCTCaaaaggtcctatatatcttggaCTCAATTTACCCTTTTCTTACAAATCTCATAACACCTTTCCATGGTGACACATTTAAAAATACATGGTCACCTacttcaaactccaaatctctacGTCGCTGGTCGGCGTAACTTTTCTGTCGACTTTGagctgtcaacattctgtcTCTGATCTTAGCTATTACATCCACCGTTTGAGTCATTATATCTTGTCCCAAAACAGCTCtctctccaacttcatcccagtGCAAGGGAGTTCTACACCTTCTCCCATACAGtgcctcataaggagccatgtcgatagttgcttgataactattgttgtaagtaaactccactaaaggtaaTTTTGATTTCCAATTCCCTCCAAAGTCGATCATacaagctctcaacatgtcttcgATTATTTGGATCACTtgttctgactgaccatctgtctgagggtggAAAGTTGTACTGAAAGCTAGCTTTGTTCCCAATCCTCTATGTAAACTTCCCCAAAAGTTTGAAGTGAACTTAGGATCTCTGTCAGATACTATCCTcgctggaactccatgcaatctgacaatttctcgaatgtacagctctgcatactgattcATTGAGAAGTTATTCCTGACTGGAATAAAATGAGCTGACTTAGTTAACCTGTCAACTATCACCCAAATCGAGTTCATCCTTCGCGGTGAGACTGGCAATCCTACTACGAAATCCATAGTGATATCTTCCCACTTCCATGTGGGTATTGGCAAGGGTTTTAGGAGTCCCGCTGGCCTTTGATGCTCAATTTTTACCTATTGACAAGTCAAACATTCACTCACAAATTCTACGATATCcttcttcatacctggccaccaatataaggattgcagatccttatacattttcgtacttcctggatgaatggaatatGGAACAGTATGGGCTTCAGTCATCACTTCCACTCTCAATGAGTCTACTGCTGGCACACACATTCTACCTCGGTGATGAACAATCTCATCTTTGACAGTGTACAATGTACCACCCTTGGCTTCATCTCTGTTCCTCCACAACGTCAACTGTTCATCAGAAGCTTGGCCTACTCTGATTCTCTCAAGCAAACTAGGTACTACTGTTAAGGCTGCTAGAGTGCATACCTCCATTGGTTCAAATACCTCCAAACTCATACGTTCAAATTCAGCAATCAACTCCTGCTGCACTGTCAATTGGTTCAATGTTGCagacttgcgactcaaggcatctgctacaacattagccttaccaggatggtagctaatgtcacagtcgtagtccttcacTAATTCCAGCCAtcgcctctgcctcatattcaactccttctgagtgaagaaatattttagacttttgtgatcagtgaaaatctgacacCTTTCGCCGTACAAGTAGTGTCTCCATAGCTTCAAAGAAAAAACAACTGCCgccaactcaagatcatgagttGGGTAATTCCTCTCATGGACCTTCAGCTGTCGAGATGCATATGCTATTACTTTATCATCCTGCATCAGCACTGCTCCTAATCCACTCTTAGAAGCATCGGTATAAACCACAAAGCGACCCGTGCCTTCGGGAATTGCTAGCACTGGCGCTGAAATCAGTCTTTCCTTCAATTCTATAAAGCTCTTCTCACATTGTTATGACCACACAAACTTCACACCTTTTCGAGTTAAGGAAGTCAGTGGTAGGGCTATCTTGTAGAAGTATTGAATAAATCTcctgtagtagcctgctaaacccaaaaaACTTCGTATTTCTGTAGCATTCTTCGGGGCAGCCCAATTATGAACCGCTTCCACCTTCGATGGATCCACCTTAATCCCCTTAGCTGAAactatatgacccaaaaatgaaatatgctccagccagaattcacacttactatACTTAGCAtacagttgcttttctttcaaaatttgcaacACCGTAGCCAAGTGCTGACGATGCTCCTCCCTACTGCGAGAATAtatcaatatgtcatctatgaagactatgacaaactgatccaagaaaggttgaaacaccctgttcatcaaatccatgaacacagCTGGTgtattggtcaacccaaacggcattaccaagaactcatagtggaCATAGCGAGTCCTAAATGCTGTCTTCTGCACATCTGCATCCTTTAccttcagctgatggtaacctgaTCGCAGATCAATTTTTGAGAACACCTCTGCCCCTTGCAATTGGTctaacaagtcatctattctgggCAAAGTATATCTGTTCTTCACTGTAACTTGGTTCAGTTCtctgtagtcaatgcacaatttcattgacccatctttcttcttgacgaacaacaccggtgcaccccaaggcgatacactcggtctgatgaaCCCCTTATCCAGTAATTCCTGCAACtgatccttcaattctttcatctcggtcggtgccaatctgtacggtgccttagaagcTGGCTTAGTTCCAGGCAACAATTCTATCCCAAATTCAACTTCCCTGACTGGAGGCAATCCCGCAACATCATCGGGAAAAACTTCTGGAAAGTCCTTCACTACCTCCACTTCCACAAGTTTCGGTCGCTGTACCTCCAGATCACCAATAAGACTCGCAAGAAAGCCTGTACACCCATTACTCAATAATTGCCAGGCTGTTCCTGCAGAAATCATACCTAGTGCGCTCTTCTTAGAGGTAGTGCGGAACGCAAACGGTTTCCCGTCCTGATCTTTCAATGAGACAGTTTTCCGTTTGCAGTCAATAATAGCCTCATGCCGAGACAACCAGTCCATCCCAAAAATCGCATCGAAATCCACCattttcaaaacaataaaatctgcACACAAAACTAGACTCTGCATCTGAACCTTGCAATTTCTTACCACACTACTACTTTCCAGTTCTTCTCCTGAGGGTAACGAcacacaaaattttgaaatagatTCATCCGGCAAGACCCCcaatttcatcataaaattaacaGATATAAAAGAGTGCGTAGCTCCTGAATCAATCAACATGAAAGCAGGTAAACCAGCGATACGGATCATACCTGTGACAATTGCAGAATCTGGGTCAACCTGATCGTGAGTCATAGCAAACACTCTTCCCCTGATAGGATCCTTTGACTGTGGGCAATCCTTGGCGAAATGCCTTGGATTCTTGCAAAGAAATCAAGTATTGGTCCCAAGCATGCATTGACCTGAGTGTGACTTCCCACACTTTTGACAGATAGGTGCATTCGCCGGCCTTGGAGCATTGGCATTCGGCTGATTCTGTCCCTAAGGTTGCGCCTGATTGGGGTTTTGgcgctgctgctgctgcggtcTCCTCTGAGCTGGAGCTTGTTACGGCCTCTTCTGACTAGACCCTTGTTGTTCTCTCCCTTGGTAACTGGCTCTTTTCGCTTGCGATTCTTTGATAATATCATTCCCATCTTTTTCTGACAACATAGCCTCATCGACTGCTGCTCGGTACGTTTGTGCCCCACTCAATCTGAAATCACGACGAATAGTGGCATTCAGTCCCTCCGTGAAATGCTTCAACTCCTCTCCAGCATTACCcgaaatcatgggcacaaaataCCTCCCCCTTTAAAACTTCTTCACATACTCAGCAATGGACATGCTCCCTTGGCGGAGCTCCAAGAATTCTCTAGCAAGTCTAGTCCTGGTGCTGATAGTGAAATATTTCGCATAGAACACATCtttgaatccattccaagtcaaCGTAGTCATATCCACAGCAGAACGGGCTCCCTGCCACCAAACCCTTGCATCATCACGAAACATAAAGATGGCATACCTCACCCGGTCTGCATCAGTGAGCTGCATGTAGTAAAAAATGGTCTCCACTGACTGCACCCATTCCTCGGCTACAAGGGGATCAGCCCCTCCTCTGAACTCCTGCGGTCGTAGATCCTTAAACTGTTTAAAGATCGGATTAGTTAGTAGTGGCTGATTGTTGTTCCGTCCT
Proteins encoded:
- the LOC140878830 gene encoding uncharacterized protein; this encodes MAPYEALYGRRCRTPLHWDEVGERAVLGQDIMTQTVDVIAKIRDRMLTAQSRQKSYADQRRRDLEFEVGDHVFLNVSPWKVKCTPDLSYEEMPVQILDRQVRRLRNREILMVKVLWSNQLVEEATWKTEQDMRARYPELFDLVTPYYNNIAANALVLTDDD
- the LOC140878829 gene encoding uncharacterized protein codes for the protein MTTDTTLLVHKCEGCQRHGRSINHPATILKPIMTACPFDKWDMDIVGPFPTAPTQKKFLIVAIYYFSKWVEAEALARITETNVLRFLWRNIVCRFGVPRDENCSILYLCGLPPSKRANREAVLPAVIGASSAWVLGYGEENTDRRAADLDIIEETRERALIRMEAYWGRMTRAYNKRVRLRNFQVGELVSRKAQPTREVGKLDPKCEGPLKITQKTTAGAYYLEDDQGRSIKRPWNIYHLKKYYA
- the LOC140878831 gene encoding uncharacterized protein; protein product: MGMILSKNRKRKEPVTKGENNKGLVRRGRNKLQLRGDRSSSSAKTPIRRNLRDRISRMPMLQGRRMHLSVKSVGSHTQNPRHFAKDCPQSKDPIRGRVFAMTHDQVDPDSAIVTGMIRIAGLPAFMLIDSGATHSFISVNFMMKLGVLPDESISKFCVSLPSGEELESSSVVRNCKVQMQSLVLCADFIVLKMVDFDAIFGMDWLSRHEAIIDCKRKTVSLKDQDGKPFAFRTTSKKSALGMISAGTAWQLLSNGCTGFLASLIGDLEVQRPKLVEVEVVKDFPEVFPDDVAGLPPVREVEFGIELLPGTKPASKAPELNQVTVKNRYTLPRIDDLLDQLQGAEVFSKIDLRSGYHQLKVKDADVQKTAFRTRYVHYEFLGGASSALGYGVANFERKATSFIELKERLISAPVLAIPEGTGRFVVYTDASKSGLGAVLMQDDKVIAYASRQLKVHERNYPTHDLELAAVVFSLKLWRHYLYGERSDALSRKSATLNQLTVQQELIAEFERMSLEVFEPMEVCTLAALTVVPSLLERIRVGQASDEQLTLWRNRDEAKGGTLYTVKDEIVHHRGRMCVPAVDSLRVEVMTEAHTVPYSIHPGSKN